A portion of the Oscillospiraceae bacterium genome contains these proteins:
- a CDS encoding toprim domain-containing protein translates to MSYAKVLGATNRQDGYLEGNGYLVSWCVGHLVELAPPNVYDAKYVKWSIADLPILPQKWQYLVSTSTKKQFGILQKLMHRPDVESVICATDAGQCG, encoded by the coding sequence ATGTCCTACGCCAAAGTCCTCGGTGCCACCAACCGTCAGGACGGTTATCTGGAGGGCAACGGCTATCTGGTAAGCTGGTGCGTTGGTCATCTGGTGGAACTGGCACCGCCCAATGTCTACGATGCCAAATACGTCAAGTGGAGTATCGCAGATTTGCCCATTCTGCCGCAAAAGTGGCAGTATCTGGTGTCTACGTCCACCAAAAAGCAGTTTGGCATCCTGCAAAAACTGATGCACCGCCCGGATGTGGAGAGCGTGATCTGCGCTACGGATGCAGGACAGTGCGGTTAG
- a CDS encoding helix-turn-helix domain-containing protein, with translation MEHYLGEKLKKLRESRGWTQADLAKRLNKAVSTVSGYESDAHAIPLDVLASISSLFSISTDELLGLDAPEVLSLSGLTGAQKKTLIKLRNELLSPSQKGNDLSP, from the coding sequence ATGGAGCATTATTTAGGAGAAAAGCTAAAAAAGCTGAGAGAAAGTCGTGGCTGGACGCAGGCGGATTTGGCTAAACGGTTAAATAAGGCTGTATCCACGGTCAGTGGATATGAAAGTGATGCACATGCAATTCCGTTGGATGTTCTTGCAAGCATTTCATCCTTATTTAGCATTTCAACAGATGAACTCCTAGGACTGGATGCGCCAGAAGTACTATCTCTTTCTGGATTGACTGGTGCGCAAAAGAAAACTTTAATTAAACTCCGTAATGAATTGCTTTCACCAAGTCAAAAAGGAAATGATCTTTCGCCGTAG
- a CDS encoding LytTR family DNA-binding domain-containing protein: MNVLVCDDDRKIVDSIIEELKKKSEEMHVSSRFYGFSQPSQIDLSLPYDIALLDIDMGETNGIELAKKLRAENENIVIIFITNFIQYAPEGFEVQAFRYLLKADLSAKLDSYFDSAVQEVLRRKQLITISINSEIIDVPVNDILYLESHRRIIVMHLLDEKRPAYQFYGNITELSEKIEPLGFLRIQKSYLVNMHYVEIFQYNKVQLRGGLCLAPSEKNYSEVKQKYLHWRGKNRWML; encoded by the coding sequence ATGAATGTCTTGGTTTGTGACGATGACCGGAAGATTGTTGATTCTATTATTGAAGAACTCAAAAAGAAAAGCGAAGAAATGCATGTATCATCAAGATTTTATGGTTTTTCTCAACCAAGTCAAATAGACTTATCGCTTCCTTATGATATTGCGCTTCTGGATATTGATATGGGCGAAACAAATGGAATTGAGCTTGCCAAAAAGTTACGAGCAGAAAATGAAAACATAGTGATTATATTCATTACAAATTTCATTCAGTATGCTCCAGAGGGATTTGAGGTTCAAGCCTTTCGATACTTACTAAAAGCAGATCTCTCTGCTAAACTTGATTCTTACTTTGATTCAGCCGTCCAAGAAGTGCTTCGGCGGAAACAGCTTATCACAATTTCAATCAACTCTGAAATTATCGATGTACCTGTAAATGACATTCTGTATTTAGAATCTCATCGAAGAATCATTGTCATGCACCTGTTGGACGAAAAACGTCCAGCATACCAGTTTTACGGTAACATAACGGAACTATCCGAAAAAATCGAGCCACTCGGTTTCCTTCGTATTCAAAAAAGCTATCTTGTCAATATGCACTATGTCGAAATCTTTCAATACAATAAAGTCCAATTGCGCGGTGGTCTTTGTCTGGCTCCAAGCGAAAAGAATTATAGTGAGGTAAAACAGAAATATTTACACTGGCGAGGTAAGAATAGATGGATGCTTTGA
- a CDS encoding GHKL domain-containing protein — protein MDALISLIYTIIDSACVCLFLDAFASHRWKNHRFLVGVIVQTILMYASIEFSVIALNRNQIVKILLILLSCFMVARTLYENISGKFLLFLIVVEYLLTYSLSFAVGMLATSVCGMDAQTFQADKTLSLIYGISYYSAELFIIALFRKIMLQRMTSRPRSHAQHSQLILYFLFPCASFVMLVILLYVTSGHNIEEFVSAGCCILIFISNIAILFLLERMEYAASEREQLLMLNQQIQLQSKNMTSASELYSAQRKKVHDFRAHLNILNRLMKNQEYSAAEEYLEKITEQQTDRLFLVNTHHPILDALFNTKAAEATQKKISIDFEVNDLSNLPFDVSDMVVLLSNLLDNAIEACQQYDKGDKAIHVMAVAQKDFFISVRNTSEPVVIISGSIPTTKPEPQLHGFGLANIRLILEKYSGEYTMFYENGWFQFTADIPFTPIS, from the coding sequence ATGGATGCTTTGATCAGTTTGATTTACACAATCATAGATTCAGCCTGCGTATGTCTGTTTTTAGACGCTTTTGCTTCGCACCGTTGGAAGAATCATAGATTTCTTGTTGGTGTAATAGTTCAAACTATTTTAATGTATGCATCCATTGAATTCAGTGTCATTGCCTTAAATCGAAACCAAATCGTCAAGATTCTTTTGATTCTACTATCCTGCTTTATGGTTGCCAGGACTCTATATGAGAATATCTCAGGAAAGTTTTTATTATTTCTTATCGTTGTAGAATATCTCTTGACTTATAGTTTATCCTTTGCAGTCGGAATGCTTGCAACATCGGTTTGTGGGATGGACGCTCAGACGTTTCAAGCTGACAAGACGCTATCTCTAATCTATGGAATCTCTTATTATTCTGCCGAATTATTTATTATTGCACTGTTTCGCAAAATAATGCTTCAGCGCATGACAAGCAGACCAAGAAGCCATGCTCAACATTCGCAGCTGATTCTTTACTTTCTATTTCCATGCGCATCGTTTGTAATGCTTGTGATTCTACTTTACGTTACAAGTGGTCACAATATAGAAGAGTTTGTTTCTGCTGGCTGTTGTATTCTCATTTTTATTTCAAACATTGCAATTCTCTTTTTATTGGAGCGAATGGAGTATGCAGCATCGGAAAGAGAACAATTATTGATGCTTAACCAGCAGATTCAGCTACAATCGAAAAACATGACTTCGGCAAGCGAACTTTATTCTGCCCAAAGGAAAAAAGTTCACGATTTCCGGGCGCACCTGAATATCCTAAATCGATTGATGAAGAATCAAGAGTATTCTGCCGCTGAAGAATATCTTGAAAAAATCACCGAACAGCAAACTGATCGGCTATTCCTTGTCAACACACATCATCCCATCTTGGACGCACTTTTCAATACAAAAGCTGCCGAAGCAACTCAAAAGAAGATCAGCATTGATTTTGAAGTGAATGATCTATCAAATCTTCCATTTGATGTCTCCGATATGGTAGTGCTTCTATCAAACCTTTTGGATAATGCCATTGAAGCGTGTCAGCAGTATGATAAGGGCGATAAAGCGATTCATGTCATGGCCGTTGCACAGAAAGACTTTTTTATCTCTGTCCGAAACACATCGGAACCTGTTGTAATTATAAGTGGTTCCATTCCAACGACAAAACCAGAACCGCAGCTGCATGGCTTTGGACTTGCGAACATCCGGCTGATTCTCGAAAAATACAGTGGAGAGTATACGATGTTCTATGAAAATGGGTGGTTCCAGTTCACCGCTGATATACCGTTCACCCCGATTTCGTGA
- a CDS encoding DUF3847 domain-containing protein — MTEPKSDLAYLRNEKAKAEQKLRACQHREKILERQMSELNRRERVHRLCTRAGMLESFLVCPGELTDDQVMELLKISFRQPEVVLALAKMVYDVHERSNVQNPLE, encoded by the coding sequence ATGACCGAACCCAAATCCGACCTTGCCTATCTCCGCAACGAAAAAGCCAAAGCAGAACAGAAGCTGCGCGCTTGTCAGCACCGGGAGAAAATCCTTGAACGCCAGATGTCGGAGCTGAACCGGAGAGAGCGTGTGCACCGTCTTTGTACCCGTGCTGGAATGCTGGAAAGCTTTCTGGTCTGTCCGGGAGAACTGACCGATGATCAGGTGATGGAACTGCTGAAGATCTCGTTCCGTCAACCTGAAGTCGTGCTGGCACTTGCAAAGATGGTGTATGATGTTCATGAACGCAGCAACGTCCAAAACCCTTTAGAATAA
- a CDS encoding MobA/MobL family protein, protein MPCPHFKISIVKRSQGQSAVAGAAYQSGERLFSEYDQKTKFYNKKKELVHAEIMLPPHASPGYADRATLWNAVEAVENQWNSQLARRIVLAFPVEVPKEQYLKMIREFCKEQFVAKGMIADFAIHDKGDGNPHAHILLTLRAMDEHGKWLPKARKVYNLDENGERIQLPSGNWKCHKENTVDWNDQKYAEVWRHSWEVVTNRYLEAAGRPERVDLRSFERQGIQQIPTVHLGPAAHQMEKRGVETFLGNLNRDIRAANSLMQSIRSAIRGLQRWIADLTEKKQILLDALEQAKEPTLSNLLVDYFNLRNEQRSDWSGKAKLKCTVRDFEEVKRAVDYLKTHSLNTVEDLDTAISNLNQTAAPLRRQLKQNENRIRAIAQIKDAAAIHAKLKPIHDTFLKKNFKLTKDAYASQHKEELDAFNKAVRTMMKLNGSTAVDFSALDAEFSALQSGSAELRTQLETLQPDISALKNIRKYIDMVLNKQQLSAPGGKTPEKESVLKQLEQLQQEKSKHKAITPMNREESL, encoded by the coding sequence ATTCCGTGTCCGCATTTCAAAATCTCCATCGTAAAACGCAGCCAAGGGCAGTCCGCTGTTGCCGGTGCAGCCTACCAGAGCGGCGAGCGGCTGTTCAGCGAATACGACCAGAAAACAAAATTCTACAACAAGAAGAAAGAACTCGTTCATGCCGAGATCATGCTGCCGCCCCATGCGTCGCCCGGATATGCAGACCGGGCAACCCTCTGGAACGCCGTGGAAGCCGTGGAGAACCAGTGGAACTCCCAGCTTGCCCGGCGCATTGTGCTGGCGTTCCCGGTGGAAGTGCCGAAAGAGCAATATCTGAAAATGATTCGTGAATTTTGCAAAGAGCAGTTTGTTGCCAAGGGCATGATTGCCGACTTTGCCATCCACGACAAGGGAGATGGCAACCCACACGCCCACATTCTGCTGACGCTCCGGGCAATGGACGAACACGGCAAATGGCTGCCGAAAGCCCGCAAGGTTTACAACCTCGATGAAAACGGTGAGCGCATCCAGCTCCCCTCTGGCAACTGGAAATGTCACAAGGAAAACACGGTGGACTGGAACGACCAGAAGTACGCCGAGGTATGGCGGCACAGTTGGGAAGTCGTTACCAACCGTTATCTTGAAGCCGCTGGCAGACCGGAACGTGTTGACCTCCGCTCCTTTGAGCGGCAGGGCATCCAGCAGATACCGACCGTGCATCTCGGCCCCGCTGCACACCAGATGGAAAAGCGTGGAGTAGAAACTTTTCTCGGCAACCTGAACCGGGACATTCGAGCCGCTAACAGCCTGATGCAGTCCATCCGCAGCGCAATTCGTGGGCTGCAACGCTGGATCGCAGACCTGACCGAAAAGAAACAGATTCTTTTGGATGCACTGGAACAAGCAAAGGAACCCACGCTGTCCAATCTGCTGGTGGACTACTTCAACCTCCGCAATGAGCAGCGCAGCGATTGGTCTGGCAAGGCAAAACTTAAATGCACAGTCCGGGACTTTGAGGAAGTTAAACGGGCTGTGGACTATCTGAAAACCCATTCACTGAACACCGTTGAGGATTTGGACACTGCAATTTCTAACCTGAACCAGACCGCCGCCCCTCTCCGCAGGCAGTTGAAGCAGAATGAGAACCGAATACGGGCAATCGCCCAGATCAAGGATGCTGCTGCCATCCATGCCAAGCTGAAACCCATCCACGATACCTTTCTAAAAAAGAACTTCAAGCTGACGAAAGATGCCTATGCCAGCCAGCACAAGGAAGAACTGGACGCTTTCAATAAAGCTGTCCGAACTATGATGAAGCTGAACGGCAGCACAGCGGTGGATTTTTCGGCATTGGATGCCGAATTTTCTGCGCTGCAATCCGGCAGCGCAGAGCTGCGCACCCAACTGGAAACCTTGCAGCCGGATATCTCCGCACTAAAAAATATCCGCAAGTATATCGACATGGTGCTGAATAAGCAGCAGCTTTCTGCACCGGGCGGCAAGACCCCAGAGAAAGAATCTGTGCTGAAACAGTTGGAGCAGCTTCAGCAAGAAAAATCAAAACACAAAGCGATTACCCCCATGAACCGCGAAGAATCGCTCTAA
- a CDS encoding replication initiator protein A: MGDLNLLTQLSTCFVLFCDWRIGTHQFSLHTLCFRFLLQLEVINISEYLTTQTPLPPFLPYPRFLLELDLSQTAKMTYALLLDRATLSQKNLWTDERGFVFVIFTICSLAEQLGRSTVSVSSALKELDAAGLIERRRTRFSSPNHIFVKIPNVE; the protein is encoded by the coding sequence ATGGGAGACCTTAACTTATTAACGCAGTTGAGCACTTGTTTCGTGCTTTTCTGTGACTGGAGAATTGGAACCCACCAATTCTCGTTACATACGCTTTGTTTCCGATTTCTGCTTCAGCTGGAGGTGATCAACATTTCAGAATATCTTACCACGCAAACTCCGCTGCCGCCGTTTCTCCCATACCCACGCTTTCTTTTGGAACTTGACCTGAGCCAGACTGCAAAAATGACTTATGCGCTGCTGCTCGACCGTGCCACGCTCTCGCAGAAAAATCTCTGGACAGATGAACGAGGTTTCGTGTTTGTCATTTTTACGATTTGCTCTTTGGCTGAGCAGCTAGGGCGCAGCACGGTCAGTGTTTCCAGTGCGCTTAAGGAATTGGACGCTGCGGGATTGATTGAGCGCAGACGAACGCGGTTTTCTTCGCCCAATCACATCTTTGTGAAAATTCCAAATGTTGAATAG
- a CDS encoding recombinase family protein: MEKDKKVTALYCRLSKDDGSNSESLSIRTQKAMLMEYATRNGFGNCQYYVDDGYSGTNSDRPAFQELLDDIRDGKVATVITKDQSRLGRNHIETGTYMEIFFPEHGVRYIAINDGYDSNEQSQMDIAPFRNIINEMYAKDTSRKIKSALRTRKKSGKYISSNAPFGYQKDPADHNHLVIDPNTAPVVEYIYSMAEEGLGLHRIAKRLHDEKVLKPCYYKKEMFGRFIDDEKMYDWDNAYISQVLHSQVYAGHIIYEAKPTVSMKSKKRRYIPFEERAIVPNTHEAIIPQDRWENVQRILYSRSGCFMCDKTDYDNIFKGIIRCADCGRTMLVKVEHRRKRNSVLDQTFYCCSTYRKYGAKACDSHNLEARVLHEAVFADIQAHAKAAVSNREALVKKIANQMHLRVSSDRAQHKRDLKQCKARIAEIEDLYAKLYEDVSKGLLPEKRFQMLADRYDKEQAELTEKIEQYEREGRAEHDQLDKIQDFIDEVSKYAGITELNYKILHQLIDKILVSKAEKVDGEYVQKIQIFYRFIGPLDAIE; encoded by the coding sequence ATGGAAAAGGACAAAAAAGTAACTGCTTTATACTGCCGGCTGTCAAAAGATGACGGTTCAAACAGCGAAAGCCTGAGCATCCGCACTCAAAAGGCGATGCTTATGGAGTATGCCACACGCAACGGTTTCGGGAATTGCCAGTACTATGTCGATGATGGTTACAGCGGTACAAACTCTGACCGCCCTGCCTTTCAGGAACTTCTGGATGATATCCGGGATGGAAAGGTAGCGACCGTCATTACCAAAGACCAGTCCCGACTTGGACGCAACCACATCGAAACCGGAACGTATATGGAAATCTTCTTTCCTGAACACGGTGTCCGCTATATTGCAATCAACGATGGTTATGATTCCAACGAGCAATCCCAGATGGATATTGCTCCGTTCAGAAACATCATCAATGAAATGTACGCCAAAGACACTTCCCGAAAAATCAAGAGTGCCCTTCGGACACGCAAGAAAAGCGGAAAGTATATCTCCAGCAACGCACCGTTTGGCTACCAGAAAGACCCTGCCGACCACAATCACCTTGTGATCGACCCGAACACCGCCCCCGTTGTTGAGTATATCTATTCAATGGCAGAGGAAGGGCTGGGGCTTCACCGCATCGCCAAGCGGCTCCACGATGAAAAAGTTCTGAAGCCGTGTTACTACAAGAAAGAGATGTTTGGCCGCTTTATTGATGATGAAAAGATGTATGATTGGGATAATGCCTATATCAGTCAGGTTCTGCACAGCCAGGTCTACGCCGGACACATCATCTACGAAGCCAAGCCCACCGTGTCCATGAAATCCAAAAAGCGACGTTATATTCCGTTTGAAGAACGTGCCATCGTTCCGAATACACATGAAGCAATCATCCCACAAGACCGTTGGGAGAACGTGCAGCGCATCCTTTACAGCCGTTCTGGCTGCTTTATGTGTGATAAGACCGACTACGACAATATTTTCAAGGGAATTATCCGCTGTGCAGACTGCGGCAGAACGATGTTAGTCAAGGTTGAGCACAGGCGCAAACGCAACAGTGTTCTGGATCAGACCTTTTATTGTTGCAGCACTTATCGGAAATATGGTGCGAAAGCCTGTGACTCTCATAATTTGGAAGCACGTGTTCTGCATGAAGCTGTCTTTGCGGACATTCAGGCACACGCAAAGGCCGCTGTGAGCAATCGGGAAGCCCTTGTGAAGAAGATTGCAAATCAGATGCACCTGCGGGTGTCCTCTGACCGGGCGCAGCACAAACGGGATTTGAAGCAGTGTAAAGCACGAATCGCAGAAATCGAAGACCTGTATGCAAAACTTTATGAGGACGTATCAAAGGGACTTCTCCCGGAGAAACGTTTTCAAATGCTTGCAGATCGCTACGACAAAGAACAGGCTGAACTGACCGAGAAGATTGAGCAGTACGAGCGGGAAGGCCGTGCTGAACACGATCAGCTGGACAAGATTCAGGATTTTATTGATGAAGTCAGCAAGTACGCTGGCATCACCGAACTGAACTATAAGATTCTGCATCAGCTGATTGACAAGATTCTGGTATCCAAAGCGGAAAAGGTCGATGGCGAATACGTCCAGAAAATCCAGATTTTCTACCGCTTTATCGGCCCATTGGATGCCATCGAGTAA
- a CDS encoding DNA topoisomerase, giving the protein MPSSNKVRKVTSENYPTDAGREGELIFRLVYQQAGCKKPFTRLWLSSMEENAIREGFAHLKPSTEYDALYNAALCRERADWMVGINASRLFSCLYGQPLAVGRVMTPVLAMTVVREAAIAAFVPEKFYTVALTLADGGTASSKRFAQKADAELLLSKCRKEGRVTVQKMERKEKSESPPQLYDLTALQRDANRLLGFTAQQTLDYAQSLYEKRLITYPRTDSRFLTEDMAASLPGLVTDTGKAFAVEEPLSIHVQQVINGSKVTDHHALLPTKSMANADLAALPAGERNILRLIAARLLCAVGEPHRYAETTLTTICAGEEFSAKGKVVLSVGWKAVERKMLGELLGKQKEQAVLPDVQEQSQCCVTSAELKEGQTSPPKSYTEDTLLSAMQAAGADSMPKGVERQGIGTPATRAATIEKLVQKGFLERKGTKKTKVLLPTDKGKALVTVMPEEIQSPEMTADWETKLLQIERGEMEPSEFMTEINTMITKLVKNTEMKKGVNALMKNKIIGICPNCGANVVEREKGWFCENRECRFVLWKDNAFLKRLGKRMDAHVADKLLRDGRVRLKDCKSAKGKTYNATVLLSCEADGRSKFSLEFENGGC; this is encoded by the coding sequence ATGCCATCGAGTAACAAAGTCAGAAAAGTCACCTCCGAGAACTATCCTACAGACGCAGGGCGCGAGGGAGAACTGATCTTCCGCTTGGTGTACCAGCAAGCGGGATGCAAAAAGCCCTTTACCCGCCTGTGGCTGTCCAGCATGGAGGAAAACGCCATCCGGGAAGGATTCGCCCATCTCAAACCGTCAACTGAATACGATGCGCTGTACAACGCAGCACTCTGCCGGGAACGTGCCGACTGGATGGTCGGCATCAACGCTTCCCGGCTTTTTTCGTGCCTGTACGGTCAACCGCTGGCGGTGGGGCGTGTTATGACCCCGGTGCTTGCCATGACGGTGGTGCGGGAAGCTGCCATTGCCGCCTTTGTGCCGGAGAAATTCTACACGGTTGCCCTGACCCTTGCGGACGGCGGCACCGCATCCAGCAAGCGGTTTGCCCAGAAAGCGGATGCCGAACTGCTGCTTTCCAAATGCCGAAAGGAGGGGCGTGTCACGGTACAGAAGATGGAACGCAAGGAGAAATCCGAAAGCCCGCCGCAGCTCTATGACCTTACCGCATTGCAGCGGGATGCAAACCGTCTGTTGGGATTTACGGCACAGCAGACCTTGGATTATGCCCAAAGTCTTTACGAAAAACGGCTCATCACCTACCCCCGCACAGACAGCCGATTTTTGACGGAGGATATGGCGGCATCTCTGCCGGGGCTGGTGACGGACACGGGCAAGGCGTTTGCCGTGGAGGAGCCTCTTTCCATCCATGTGCAGCAGGTCATCAACGGCAGCAAAGTCACCGACCACCATGCACTGCTGCCCACGAAAAGCATGGCAAACGCAGACCTTGCCGCCCTCCCTGCCGGGGAGCGGAATATCCTGCGGCTGATTGCCGCACGGCTGCTCTGCGCCGTAGGCGAACCGCACCGCTATGCAGAAACTACGCTCACCACCATCTGCGCCGGGGAGGAGTTCTCCGCAAAAGGCAAGGTGGTGCTGTCCGTGGGATGGAAAGCAGTAGAGCGGAAAATGCTGGGCGAACTGCTGGGCAAGCAGAAAGAACAGGCTGTTTTGCCCGATGTTCAGGAGCAGAGCCAGTGCTGCGTTACCAGTGCCGAACTGAAGGAAGGTCAAACGTCCCCGCCGAAATCCTACACGGAAGACACCCTCCTGTCAGCTATGCAGGCGGCGGGTGCAGACAGTATGCCGAAGGGCGTGGAGCGTCAAGGCATCGGCACCCCGGCAACCAGAGCCGCCACCATCGAAAAACTGGTGCAAAAGGGTTTTCTGGAGCGCAAGGGCACCAAGAAAACCAAGGTGCTGCTGCCCACAGATAAGGGCAAAGCCCTCGTCACCGTGATGCCCGAAGAAATCCAATCCCCGGAAATGACCGCCGATTGGGAAACAAAGCTACTGCAAATCGAGCGTGGCGAAATGGAGCCGAGCGAATTTATGACCGAGATCAATACGATGATTACCAAACTGGTAAAGAACACGGAAATGAAAAAAGGAGTGAATGCGCTTATGAAAAACAAGATTATTGGTATCTGCCCGAACTGCGGTGCAAATGTCGTGGAGCGTGAAAAGGGCTGGTTCTGCGAGAACCGGGAGTGCCGTTTCGTGCTGTGGAAGGATAATGCTTTTCTGAAACGGCTCGGCAAACGCATGGACGCTCATGTGGCGGACAAGCTGCTGCGGGATGGTCGGGTCCGCCTGAAGGACTGCAAGAGCGCCAAGGGCAAGACCTACAACGCCACCGTGCTGCTGTCCTGTGAAGCGGATGGCCGCAGCAAGTTCAGTCTGGAATTTGAGAATGGGGGCTGCTGA
- a CDS encoding YodL domain-containing protein, translating into MQQKWNQSFDGEPMMDIPQKFLNAGCDVYMVMQLRHDEKILDERFASMRELNRRGKTPDPEHYEVTYYADLPAMWQDVPNNDVLEELFQVFNLSRPQDFEGHSLSVSDVIALKRNGEVSVHYVDSIGFKDLQGFLDKQPERPSVLMNLKEKCDAPECNPTGSRKARTEHEL; encoded by the coding sequence ATGCAGCAAAAATGGAACCAGAGTTTTGACGGCGAACCCATGATGGACATCCCGCAGAAATTTCTGAACGCAGGGTGCGATGTTTATATGGTGATGCAGCTGCGGCATGACGAAAAAATCCTTGATGAAAGATTTGCTTCTATGCGGGAGTTGAATCGTCGAGGCAAAACGCCCGACCCGGAGCATTACGAGGTCACCTACTATGCTGATCTGCCCGCCATGTGGCAGGATGTGCCGAACAACGATGTTTTGGAAGAACTGTTTCAGGTGTTCAACCTCTCCCGTCCGCAGGATTTTGAGGGGCATAGCCTGTCGGTCAGCGATGTGATCGCACTCAAACGCAATGGCGAGGTGTCTGTGCATTATGTGGACAGCATCGGCTTCAAAGATTTACAGGGGTTTCTGGACAAGCAGCCGGAACGCCCTTCGGTGCTGATGAATCTCAAGGAAAAGTGCGATGCCCCGGAGTGTAACCCAACTGGAAGCCGGAAAGCGAGGACTGAACATGAACTTTGA
- a CDS encoding transposon-transfer assisting family protein translates to MNFDHEELMLMMLYNTGTRLGLVHELRLMQCYLMPDETALRELSEQVIEKLKLLTDAEFAELEFPPD, encoded by the coding sequence ATGAACTTTGACCATGAAGAACTCATGCTGATGATGCTCTACAACACCGGCACCCGGCTGGGGCTGGTGCATGAACTGCGGCTGATGCAGTGCTATCTGATGCCCGATGAAACTGCCCTGCGGGAACTGTCGGAACAGGTCATTGAAAAGCTGAAACTGCTGACGGATGCGGAGTTTGCTGAGTTGGAATTTCCCCCGGACTGA
- a CDS encoding DUF6054 family protein codes for MAIFEKTIRNKNFDKLLRKLEQEIPDSSWSADLEAGSDFKEGDARCSVRVFERYSMMGGNRLSLTLTMFQTADSPIRLSAITAGGSQAVFFKVNTLGEESFLDDVKDLLEEILEE; via the coding sequence ATGGCAATCTTTGAAAAGACCATCCGAAACAAGAATTTTGACAAGTTGCTTCGGAAGCTGGAACAAGAAATCCCGGACAGCAGTTGGTCGGCAGATTTAGAGGCAGGCAGTGATTTCAAAGAGGGCGATGCCCGGTGCAGTGTCCGTGTGTTTGAACGGTACAGCATGATGGGCGGCAACCGCTTGAGTCTGACACTGACCATGTTCCAGACTGCAGATAGCCCGATTCGGCTGTCTGCCATCACCGCAGGAGGCAGTCAAGCGGTGTTCTTCAAGGTGAACACCCTTGGAGAAGAATCCTTTCTGGACGATGTAAAGGACCTGCTGGAAGAAATTTTGGAGGAGTGA
- a CDS encoding DUF2500 domain-containing protein: protein MFYAGFDMLFSILFPILFLVVLGMILYTIIGNISTWNKNNHSPRLTVPATVVAKRTEVSHHHTDNTMAHTFTTYYVTFQVESGDRMELTVIGSDYGMLVEGDIGKLSFQGTRYLGFERS, encoded by the coding sequence ATGTTTTACGCTGGATTTGATATGCTGTTCAGCATCCTGTTTCCCATCCTGTTCCTTGTGGTTTTGGGTATGATCCTATACACCATCATCGGAAATATCAGCACATGGAATAAAAACAACCATTCGCCGCGGCTGACTGTTCCGGCAACGGTAGTGGCAAAGCGCACGGAAGTTTCTCACCACCATACGGACAATACGATGGCGCATACGTTCACGACCTATTATGTGACCTTTCAGGTAGAGAGCGGCGACCGCATGGAACTTACCGTAATTGGTTCGGACTACGGAATGCTTGTGGAGGGCGACATTGGAAAGCTGAGTTTTCAGGGCACCCGCTATCTTGGGTTTGAGCGGAGCTAA